One genomic region from Natrinema caseinilyticum encodes:
- the cheB gene encoding chemotaxis-specific protein-glutamate methyltransferase CheB, protein MTRVLVVDDSRFMRTVIGNALTEAGYEVETAANGSEGVELAATFDPDVVTMDVEMPEMDGIDAVERIMATNPTILLMLSVHTERGAEATFDALERGAVDFIHKPDGSDSRNIAHLTDEVVETVDELAEAQISSVALARASATAYATRTGTASRTGRTSTAGTGAGTETEIGNAVAGGGSDAHPTCDSKTTGPDARPEIESGFESGEPAPPITVGDDRADAPTVIIGASTGGPKIVERVFERLPTDLEAKVLVVQHMPPEFTSRLADRLDSLSTYDVSEATDRQRLTSGEAAVAPGHSHLEVASNVGGALRLRLDEGDRIHGVRPAIDVTMTSAAERVSDALCGVVLTGMGRDGAAGIEAIKAAGGRTIAQDEATSPVFGIPCQAIDTGCVDRVAPANGIVDAIVDAFTTDGENDD, encoded by the coding sequence ATGACGCGAGTACTCGTTGTCGACGACTCGAGGTTTATGCGGACAGTCATCGGCAACGCGCTCACCGAAGCCGGGTACGAGGTCGAAACAGCTGCGAACGGATCCGAAGGGGTCGAACTCGCCGCCACGTTCGATCCGGACGTCGTGACGATGGACGTCGAAATGCCGGAAATGGACGGGATCGACGCCGTCGAACGGATTATGGCGACGAACCCGACCATCCTTCTCATGCTCAGCGTCCACACCGAACGCGGCGCCGAGGCGACGTTCGACGCCCTGGAACGAGGGGCTGTAGATTTTATTCACAAGCCGGACGGCTCCGATTCGCGCAACATCGCGCATCTCACCGACGAAGTCGTCGAGACAGTCGACGAGCTCGCGGAGGCACAGATTTCTTCCGTCGCGCTCGCTCGTGCGTCCGCGACCGCCTACGCGACGAGGACGGGTACCGCGAGTCGTACCGGACGAACGTCAACTGCCGGGACAGGGGCTGGCACCGAAACGGAAATCGGTAATGCCGTCGCCGGTGGCGGGTCCGACGCCCATCCCACGTGCGACAGCAAAACGACCGGGCCGGACGCGCGTCCCGAAATCGAATCCGGATTCGAATCCGGCGAACCCGCGCCCCCGATCACGGTCGGTGACGACCGCGCGGACGCACCGACGGTGATCATCGGCGCATCGACCGGCGGCCCGAAGATCGTCGAGCGAGTGTTCGAACGGCTGCCGACCGACCTCGAGGCCAAGGTGTTGGTCGTCCAGCACATGCCTCCGGAGTTTACGTCGCGGTTGGCCGACCGTCTCGATTCGTTGAGCACGTACGACGTCAGCGAAGCGACGGACCGACAGCGACTCACGTCTGGCGAGGCGGCGGTCGCGCCGGGCCACTCCCACCTCGAGGTGGCAAGCAACGTCGGAGGGGCGCTACGCCTCCGACTCGACGAGGGCGACCGGATCCACGGCGTGCGGCCGGCGATCGACGTCACGATGACCAGCGCAGCCGAGCGGGTTTCGGACGCACTCTGTGGCGTCGTTTTGACCGGTATGGGTCGCGACGGCGCAGCCGGCATCGAGGCGATCAAGGCCGCTGGCGGGCGGACGATCGCACAGGATGAGGCAACGAGTCCGGTCTTTGGCATCCCCTGTCAGGCAATCGATACGGGCTGTGTCGATCGAGTCGCGCCCGCAAACGGCATCGTCGATGCGATCGTCGATGCGTTCACGACGGACGGTGAGAACGATGACTGA
- a CDS encoding chemotaxis protein CheC produces the protein MKLDVNALGTFYRMAREGAGLAAGRLTHMLGVETQVGVTKLNFMRGQEISHDFEDSVEKVGVRVKLTGAIEGYSVVVFERENALRVVETLLAGASPDADVETHIGEIDEFDEMTKSAATEVGHIMNSGFIDGWADVLEAVIDVSTPEFVEGESAEPFFGDIDEAPADDDLALLFQSRIETVGTEVGFSHYLFPKRESMSTLLERLRTSDGIEYDKLDGFDRMAERGAEEVAKTATTLTGIDTSVEIRRLNFVSLEAIPEQVANEKLVGVAFEFDGMPSGYLLFLFDEESAHEIVDAMVPMEVDEDGFGEMGTSAITELGNIMASGFLDGWANVLDTTIDHSTPEFIHDIGAAAVDPVIIQLGENQDFAFIFDTVVVADGREFDCEVYAIPDESDLERALNDLDVDRIEETPTTAEFQEVDTT, from the coding sequence ATGAAACTCGACGTCAACGCACTCGGCACGTTCTACCGGATGGCTCGAGAGGGCGCCGGGCTCGCGGCGGGCCGACTCACCCACATGCTGGGCGTCGAAACGCAGGTGGGCGTAACGAAACTCAACTTCATGCGGGGCCAGGAGATCAGCCACGACTTCGAGGATTCGGTCGAGAAAGTCGGCGTTCGGGTCAAACTGACCGGCGCGATCGAGGGCTACTCGGTCGTCGTCTTCGAGCGCGAAAACGCGCTCAGGGTCGTCGAGACACTACTCGCCGGGGCGAGTCCGGATGCGGACGTCGAGACCCACATCGGCGAGATCGACGAGTTCGACGAGATGACGAAAAGCGCCGCGACCGAAGTCGGTCACATCATGAACAGCGGGTTCATCGACGGCTGGGCCGACGTGCTCGAGGCGGTCATCGACGTGTCGACGCCCGAGTTCGTCGAGGGCGAATCCGCCGAGCCATTTTTCGGCGACATCGACGAGGCGCCGGCCGACGACGACCTCGCCTTGCTGTTTCAGAGCCGGATCGAAACCGTCGGCACGGAAGTGGGCTTCAGCCACTATCTCTTCCCGAAACGCGAGTCGATGTCGACGCTTCTGGAGCGACTGCGAACCAGCGACGGCATCGAGTACGACAAACTCGACGGCTTCGATCGGATGGCCGAGCGCGGCGCCGAAGAGGTAGCCAAGACCGCGACCACGCTGACCGGAATCGATACCAGCGTCGAGATCCGGCGACTGAACTTCGTCTCGCTCGAGGCGATCCCGGAGCAGGTAGCGAACGAGAAGCTCGTCGGGGTCGCCTTCGAATTCGACGGAATGCCGAGCGGCTATCTCCTCTTCTTGTTCGACGAGGAATCGGCTCACGAAATCGTCGACGCGATGGTTCCGATGGAAGTCGACGAAGACGGCTTCGGCGAGATGGGGACGAGCGCGATCACGGAACTGGGTAACATCATGGCCAGCGGATTTCTCGACGGGTGGGCGAACGTCCTGGATACGACGATCGACCATTCGACGCCGGAATTCATCCACGACATCGGCGCCGCAGCCGTCGATCCAGTCATTATTCAACTCGGCGAAAATCAGGACTTCGCGTTCATCTTCGATACGGTCGTCGTGGCCGACGGCCGCGAGTTCGATTGTGAGGTGTACGCGATTCCCGACGAATCGGACCTCGAGCGCGCGCTGAACGACCTCGACGTCGATCGGATCGAAGAGACGCCGACGACGGCAGAGTTCCAGGAAGTCGATACCACATGA
- a CDS encoding Hpt domain-containing protein, with the protein MTDYLTDFVQESEERITELNNDLLTLERNPNDEEAMENIFRVAHTLKGNCGAMGLQSASDLAHAIEDLLDAVRADELDVTPELMDVIFDAVDELETMIDEVARTGTVETDPSATITALRDHLETDTTEETTGLVAPSADEIDDVCSRFDPPIDDGHDVYLARLAIAEEAGVNNGKLVVDALIDAFDLIGTDPPQERIAAADYDGRFDAVFATAVGKAAISSGLDPVEEVDEFEIVDVTDRLEGDDEPGAEPRAAEAVPSEEMTSEEAQDLNVDDLLDEFSEFDDLDEMVKDVDEDELSAFDDMGDAGSFDELLEDEGAADLESGPGEPPASTIDEGDDETASESETTTAPGSESGPEDGATADDGTASEPDDQVDDASAVFNELKDEVEMVGFDELQDELAELEFDEFDDEEEVDMDELLGDDVEDDSFLDETDPSVGAIDDVTTDTTDDDEDGADVIDEGSAGAVDVDGDDEGGGTDTVAASDEDDGLVDAESAYEPTAGDIDVTQASDTDDVEAVVETNGIETAAGDDSIDATPSTDSPDEPVVSDADSVGPTDEATDAPDEDETIERVAGDDIADSDEPEEAVVDDGVTDETDADGASVDVTDTETIGDVDETIAGDTETDDGGFDAETGIGDDGDEISGDDGFDDGFDDGFDDGFDDGFDDGFDDGFDDDGFDDGFDDDGFDDDGFDDGFDDDGFDDDGFDDGFDETGAGDGVGADSTEYGVQSETAEAEPSDDAAEFGAVDEAADPFEAGDESDLETVDSESRSESDEGTTSEAFGSDTEGEFDPTTPAAGTAETSADDTEAFDAEDDGIAGFDDESSDGFDDGLDDVSGAGFDDVSGDGLDDVSGDGFDDGSGDGFDDDDGSGDGFDDESSGGFDDAVDEPSASTADSETETVDEGFETGFDDPFDEQLDDEAFAGTEEFDVGRGGFDSPTADSSVEGDSSPSSEASFGDDTVGADDDSEDDVVRIVEEPELPIPDLSVPEATDRPDAEAETGEIQSVRVDVDQIDSLLTLVEGLVTSRVRLRHAAEADDDDAALEAELDSLSELTTDLQETVMNIRLVPLRTVTNRLPRVVRDIAREQDKEATFEMVGEDVELDRSILDRIGDPLIHLVRNAVDHGIEPPEVREDADKPREGTVEVHAERSRDRATITVIDDGCGLDPDRLRTEAVAADIIEEDEADTLSDEDVYELIFHSGLTTASEVTDVSGRGVGMDVVKRTIEDLDGSVSIDSEPGEGTTVTMQLPVSVAIDEILFVESGGEEFGVPTKAIRDIESAASLETAGGESVLPGDDGDYRVVKLADVLETPRAGVNGEGMVVRIRGEVREVALHCDHIHGQQEVVVKPYEGFMSDIPGLSGATVRGRGEVVNILDVTTL; encoded by the coding sequence ATGACTGATTATCTGACAGATTTCGTTCAGGAGAGCGAAGAACGGATTACGGAACTGAACAACGATTTGCTCACGCTCGAGCGCAATCCGAACGACGAGGAGGCCATGGAAAATATTTTCCGGGTCGCACACACCCTCAAGGGGAACTGCGGTGCGATGGGCCTCCAGTCGGCGAGCGATCTCGCTCACGCGATCGAGGATCTGTTGGACGCCGTCCGCGCCGACGAACTCGACGTCACACCGGAGTTGATGGACGTCATTTTCGACGCCGTCGACGAACTCGAGACGATGATCGACGAGGTCGCCCGCACCGGCACGGTCGAGACCGATCCGTCGGCGACGATAACCGCCCTTCGAGATCACCTCGAGACAGATACGACTGAGGAGACGACCGGACTCGTCGCGCCGTCGGCCGACGAGATCGACGACGTGTGCTCGCGGTTCGATCCGCCGATCGACGATGGCCACGACGTCTATCTCGCTCGGTTGGCGATCGCGGAGGAAGCGGGCGTCAACAACGGAAAACTGGTTGTCGACGCGTTGATCGACGCGTTCGATCTGATCGGCACTGATCCGCCCCAGGAACGGATCGCGGCCGCCGACTACGACGGCCGCTTCGACGCCGTCTTCGCAACCGCTGTGGGCAAGGCCGCTATCTCGTCGGGTCTCGATCCGGTCGAGGAAGTCGACGAGTTCGAGATCGTCGACGTCACCGATCGGTTGGAGGGCGACGACGAACCGGGCGCAGAACCGCGCGCGGCCGAAGCAGTGCCCAGTGAGGAGATGACGTCCGAGGAGGCCCAGGATCTCAACGTCGACGACCTCCTCGACGAGTTTTCCGAGTTCGACGACCTGGACGAGATGGTCAAAGACGTCGACGAAGACGAACTGTCGGCGTTCGACGACATGGGCGATGCCGGCTCGTTCGACGAGTTGCTGGAAGACGAAGGGGCCGCCGACCTCGAGTCCGGGCCGGGTGAACCGCCGGCGAGCACCATCGACGAGGGAGACGATGAGACGGCGTCCGAATCGGAGACGACTACTGCACCCGGTTCCGAATCGGGTCCCGAAGACGGGGCCACGGCGGACGACGGTACAGCGTCCGAACCGGACGACCAGGTCGACGACGCAAGCGCGGTTTTCAACGAATTGAAGGACGAAGTCGAGATGGTCGGCTTCGACGAGCTGCAAGACGAACTCGCGGAACTCGAGTTCGACGAGTTCGACGACGAAGAGGAGGTCGATATGGACGAACTCCTCGGCGACGACGTCGAGGACGACTCGTTCCTCGACGAAACTGACCCGTCAGTGGGCGCCATCGACGACGTCACGACTGATACGACGGATGATGACGAGGACGGCGCAGACGTGATCGACGAGGGCAGTGCGGGTGCGGTCGATGTGGACGGTGACGACGAAGGCGGTGGTACCGATACCGTTGCAGCGAGCGACGAGGACGACGGTCTCGTCGATGCCGAAAGCGCATACGAGCCGACAGCGGGCGACATCGATGTAACCCAGGCTTCGGATACCGACGACGTCGAGGCTGTGGTCGAGACCAACGGAATCGAGACAGCTGCGGGCGACGATTCCATCGATGCGACACCGTCGACCGATTCACCGGACGAGCCAGTCGTGTCAGATGCCGACTCCGTCGGTCCGACCGATGAAGCGACCGATGCACCGGACGAAGACGAGACGATCGAGCGTGTTGCAGGCGACGATATCGCCGATTCGGACGAACCCGAGGAGGCTGTCGTCGACGACGGAGTGACAGATGAGACCGACGCCGACGGTGCGTCTGTGGATGTCACGGACACGGAGACGATCGGAGATGTCGACGAGACGATCGCGGGCGACACTGAAACCGACGATGGAGGGTTCGACGCCGAGACTGGTATCGGCGATGACGGCGATGAGATTTCAGGTGACGACGGGTTCGACGACGGGTTCGACGACGGGTTCGACGACGGATTCGACGACGGGTTCGACGACGGATTCGACGACGGATTCGACGACGACGGGTTCGACGACGGATTCGACGACGACGGGTTCGACGACGACGGGTTCGACGACGGATTCGACGACGACGGGTTCGACGACGACGGGTTCGACGACGGATTCGACGAAACTGGTGCCGGCGACGGCGTCGGCGCGGATTCGACCGAGTACGGCGTCCAGTCGGAAACCGCCGAAGCCGAACCGAGCGACGACGCTGCCGAATTCGGCGCAGTCGACGAGGCTGCCGACCCCTTCGAAGCCGGTGACGAGAGCGACCTCGAGACGGTCGATTCGGAAAGCCGGTCGGAGTCTGACGAAGGGACGACCAGCGAAGCGTTCGGGTCGGATACCGAAGGTGAGTTCGATCCGACGACACCCGCTGCGGGCACAGCCGAGACCTCGGCGGACGATACAGAAGCCTTCGACGCGGAAGACGACGGCATCGCCGGCTTCGACGACGAGTCCAGTGACGGATTCGACGACGGCCTCGACGACGTATCCGGCGCCGGCTTCGACGACGTGTCCGGCGACGGCCTCGACGATGTGTCCGGTGACGGATTCGACGACGGGTCCGGCGACGGCTTCGATGACGACGACGGGTCTGGCGACGGCTTCGACGACGAGTCCAGTGGCGGTTTCGACGACGCAGTGGACGAACCGTCGGCGAGTACGGCCGATTCCGAGACGGAGACGGTGGACGAGGGCTTCGAGACCGGTTTCGACGATCCCTTCGACGAACAACTCGACGACGAGGCATTCGCTGGAACCGAAGAGTTCGACGTCGGGAGGGGCGGATTCGATTCGCCGACGGCAGATTCGAGCGTCGAGGGGGACTCGAGTCCCTCGTCTGAAGCCTCGTTCGGCGACGATACGGTCGGCGCAGACGACGATTCCGAAGACGACGTCGTTCGAATCGTCGAGGAACCCGAACTGCCGATTCCGGATCTCTCAGTCCCGGAGGCGACAGACCGGCCCGACGCCGAGGCGGAAACCGGCGAGATTCAATCAGTCCGGGTCGACGTCGACCAGATCGACTCGCTGCTGACGCTCGTCGAGGGCCTGGTGACGAGTCGCGTCCGCCTTCGACACGCGGCTGAGGCAGATGACGACGATGCGGCGCTCGAGGCGGAACTCGATTCGCTGTCGGAACTGACGACGGATCTCCAGGAGACGGTCATGAACATTCGACTGGTTCCGTTGCGGACGGTGACGAACCGTCTCCCGCGAGTCGTCCGCGATATCGCCCGCGAACAGGACAAGGAGGCCACCTTCGAAATGGTCGGCGAAGACGTCGAACTCGACCGGAGTATTCTCGATCGAATCGGCGATCCGCTCATCCACCTGGTGCGTAACGCTGTGGACCACGGGATAGAGCCACCCGAAGTGCGCGAGGACGCGGACAAACCTCGGGAAGGGACGGTCGAAGTCCACGCGGAACGGTCACGCGACCGTGCGACCATTACCGTCATAGACGACGGGTGTGGACTCGATCCCGACAGGCTTCGAACCGAAGCCGTGGCGGCCGACATAATCGAGGAGGACGAAGCGGACACGCTGTCCGACGAGGACGTGTACGAACTCATCTTCCACTCCGGTCTTACGACCGCCAGCGAAGTGACCGACGTGAGCGGTCGCGGCGTCGGAATGGACGTCGTCAAACGGACGATCGAAGATCTCGACGGGTCGGTTTCGATCGACAGTGAACCGGGCGAAGGGACGACCGTCACGATGCAGCTCCCTGTATCGGTCGCGATCGACGAGATTCTGTTCGTCGAAAGCGGCGGCGAGGAGTTCGGCGTTCCGACGAAAGCGATCCGCGACATCGAGTCCGCCGCGTCGCTCGAGACGGCGGGCGGCGAATCCGTCCTCCCGGGCGACGACGGCGATTACCGCGTCGTCAAGCTGGCCGACGTCCTCGAGACGCCGAGGGCGGGTGTGAACGGCGAGGGAATGGTCGTCCGAATCCGCGGAGAGGTCCGGGAAGTGGCCCTGCACTGCGATCACATCCACGGCCAACAGGAGGTCGTCGTCAAACCCTACGAGGGATTCATGAGCGACATTCCGGGTCTCAGCGGGGCAACGGTTCGGGGACGAGGGGAAGTAGTCAACATACTGGACGTGACGACACTATGA
- a CDS encoding DUF7289 family protein — MRRRTDDRAVSDMIAFILVFATIIGSVAILSTVGFQAMADYQEGEQLRNAERAMEALAVNFNSVMRHDGIDQQYGELTLREGRVSTGSDGTNLTILLDGNPSPVAPVELGEFTYQAGSDTIAYEGGGVVRADETGSAVVKQPHVTCHPETETVVISLTEVEPTSRGSIQSTDGLGLTMTERSRKTHFEDGITNVSIRIDTPYERAWNASLERSGWETSGSAGADILATCEDSGGNPVNDVVITVVETDVEY, encoded by the coding sequence ATGCGACGTCGGACCGACGACCGTGCTGTATCGGATATGATCGCGTTCATACTCGTCTTCGCGACGATCATCGGATCCGTTGCGATCCTGTCGACGGTCGGGTTTCAGGCGATGGCCGACTACCAGGAAGGCGAGCAGTTGCGTAACGCCGAACGGGCGATGGAGGCGCTCGCGGTCAACTTCAACTCTGTCATGCGACACGATGGCATCGATCAACAATACGGCGAGTTGACGCTCCGAGAAGGGCGAGTGTCGACCGGGTCGGACGGGACGAATCTCACGATTCTCCTCGACGGCAATCCGAGTCCCGTCGCCCCCGTCGAACTCGGCGAGTTCACGTATCAAGCCGGTTCCGATACCATCGCCTACGAAGGCGGCGGCGTCGTTCGTGCCGACGAAACCGGCAGCGCGGTCGTCAAACAGCCACACGTGACCTGCCACCCGGAGACTGAGACGGTCGTCATCTCGCTGACCGAGGTCGAACCCACGAGTCGGGGGTCGATCCAGAGCACCGATGGTCTCGGACTCACGATGACGGAGCGGAGTCGAAAAACGCACTTCGAGGACGGGATCACCAACGTCTCGATACGGATTGACACGCCCTACGAGCGGGCGTGGAACGCGTCGCTCGAGCGGTCCGGCTGGGAAACGTCGGGGTCGGCAGGCGCGGATATACTCGCCACCTGTGAAGACAGCGGCGGCAATCCGGTGAACGACGTCGTGATTACGGTCGTCGAGACGGACGTCGAATACTGA
- a CDS encoding CheR family methyltransferase translates to MIGGTDGDAGLPRDDADGSNGNERGSADAFGDLLAFVEDELSFATSHYNDSYLDRRVSSRMRRTQSDTYDAYFEILRTDPDEQDALLEAMSINVTGFFRNPDVWSGIRVVLRRLSENYPTVRVWSAACADGREPYSLSMLARDDPEIDESKVYILGTDISTPALETARAGVYEESRTVDLDDQLSFLDDYTRYVDVDGRTYRIGNGVKQNVRFQRHDLINDEPKSGFDLVVCRNLFIYIDNAYKESMLETIARSLRPEGYLVIGKAETIPPNLQSSFAVREARLRIYQRDPARTSVGRPNRRANSNIEP, encoded by the coding sequence GTGATCGGAGGCACCGATGGCGACGCCGGACTCCCTCGAGACGATGCGGACGGGAGCAACGGTAACGAACGAGGCAGCGCCGACGCGTTCGGGGATCTCCTCGCGTTCGTCGAGGACGAACTATCCTTTGCAACGAGCCACTACAACGACAGTTACCTCGACAGACGCGTCTCCTCCCGGATGCGCCGCACCCAGAGTGACACGTACGACGCCTATTTCGAAATACTGCGGACCGATCCTGACGAACAGGACGCGCTGCTCGAGGCAATGAGTATCAACGTCACGGGGTTCTTTCGCAACCCCGACGTCTGGTCGGGAATTCGCGTCGTGCTCCGTCGGCTCTCCGAGAACTATCCGACCGTCCGGGTGTGGAGCGCGGCCTGTGCTGACGGCCGGGAACCCTACTCGCTGTCGATGCTCGCCCGCGACGACCCGGAGATCGACGAATCGAAGGTGTACATCCTCGGAACCGATATCAGTACGCCGGCACTCGAGACGGCTCGAGCGGGCGTCTACGAGGAGTCTCGGACCGTCGATCTCGACGATCAGCTCTCATTTCTCGACGACTACACCCGATACGTCGACGTCGATGGCCGGACGTACCGGATCGGCAACGGCGTGAAACAAAACGTCCGATTCCAGCGACACGACCTGATCAACGACGAGCCGAAGTCGGGTTTCGATCTCGTCGTCTGTCGCAACCTGTTTATCTACATCGACAACGCGTACAAGGAGTCGATGCTCGAAACGATAGCCCGGTCGCTTCGTCCGGAGGGGTACCTCGTTATCGGGAAGGCCGAAACGATTCCGCCGAACCTCCAGTCGTCGTTCGCCGTTCGCGAAGCCCGTCTGCGTATCTATCAGCGAGACCCCGCGAGAACGAGCGTCGGACGTCCCAACCGGCGTGCGAATTCGAACATCGAGCCCTGA
- a CDS encoding DUF7288 family protein produces MIGSSTRGPDSDRGQAYTLEGFIGAMVVLMAVLFALQSVVLTPTTGGLADRTVQVQIQQEAQDALIVSSRGGNLSETVRNWDGEGGFANADGPPAPGEDNQTYSVTTFGNESELGDILEQRFASNGWSYNVQLHPETGDRKTLVYQGSPPSSALTASYTVTLYDNQTITSDGDSRTLEAAADSDDETIPHRGSSDETPIYNVVEVRVILW; encoded by the coding sequence ATGATCGGTTCATCCACTCGAGGGCCCGACAGTGACCGCGGGCAGGCCTACACGCTCGAGGGATTCATCGGTGCCATGGTCGTTCTGATGGCTGTATTGTTCGCGCTGCAGTCGGTCGTTCTGACACCGACGACGGGTGGGCTGGCGGATCGAACGGTTCAGGTCCAGATCCAACAGGAAGCACAGGACGCGCTGATCGTCTCGAGTCGAGGGGGGAATCTCTCCGAAACCGTTCGGAACTGGGACGGCGAGGGTGGGTTCGCGAACGCAGATGGGCCGCCTGCGCCCGGTGAGGACAATCAGACGTACTCCGTGACGACGTTCGGTAACGAATCCGAACTCGGTGATATATTGGAACAGCGATTCGCCAGCAACGGGTGGAGTTACAACGTCCAGTTGCATCCCGAGACGGGCGATCGGAAGACGCTGGTGTATCAGGGGAGTCCACCCTCGAGCGCGTTGACGGCGAGTTACACCGTCACGCTGTACGACAACCAGACGATCACGTCGGACGGCGATTCGCGGACGCTCGAAGCGGCAGCGGACTCCGACGACGAAACCATCCCACACCGGGGAAGCAGCGATGAAACGCCGATTTACAACGTCGTGGAAGTACGGGTGATACTATGGTGA
- a CDS encoding chemotaxis protein CheD — protein MKTYGTEPGAPTPVQVGISELVVSEGDDTLKSYGLGSCLAIALYDPNSEIGGLAHVMLPDGDAADNSDRKPGKYADTAIRALLRRMVEQGANYTTVEAKITGGSDMFEFESFGDGVGQRNIAAAKDELEKLGVPLEAEDVGGDHGRTVEFTPGTGKLVVKTSNGETGVTEL, from the coding sequence ATGAAAACTTACGGTACTGAACCAGGCGCACCAACGCCCGTCCAGGTCGGTATCTCCGAACTGGTCGTCAGCGAAGGTGACGACACGCTCAAGTCCTACGGGCTCGGCTCGTGTCTCGCCATCGCACTGTACGATCCGAACTCCGAGATTGGGGGCCTCGCACACGTCATGTTGCCCGACGGCGATGCCGCGGACAACAGCGATCGCAAACCCGGAAAGTACGCCGACACGGCGATCCGAGCGCTCCTCCGACGAATGGTCGAGCAAGGTGCCAACTACACCACTGTCGAAGCGAAGATCACCGGCGGCAGCGATATGTTCGAGTTCGAAAGCTTCGGTGACGGCGTCGGACAGCGAAACATCGCCGCTGCAAAAGATGAACTCGAGAAACTCGGCGTCCCGCTCGAGGCGGAGGACGTCGGCGGCGATCACGGCCGGACCGTCGAGTTCACACCCGGAACCGGAAAGCTCGTCGTGAAGACCTCGAACGGCGAAACCGGAGTGACAGAGCTGTGA
- a CDS encoding DUF7266 family protein has translation MSPIERRDGRDRAVSISITHVLTVGITTILIAILLTSAGTMLDSETDRSADSSLETIGERLADEIGNADQIGARTTDNATIRTDHPRTVANARYTVELLEDCDAPLLDGNTDCVKLSAHNADAVAYVPIKTDATIVESSTAGGTIAIVYENGEISIEDGNA, from the coding sequence GTGTCACCCATCGAGCGACGCGACGGACGGGATCGCGCGGTCTCGATTTCGATCACGCACGTCCTGACGGTCGGCATTACGACGATCCTCATCGCCATCCTGTTGACCAGCGCCGGGACCATGCTCGACTCGGAGACGGACCGCAGCGCCGACTCTTCGCTCGAGACGATCGGCGAGCGACTGGCAGACGAAATCGGGAACGCGGACCAGATCGGGGCGCGGACGACGGACAACGCGACGATCAGGACCGATCATCCACGGACGGTCGCAAACGCCAGGTACACGGTCGAGTTACTCGAGGACTGTGATGCGCCGCTGCTCGACGGGAACACGGACTGTGTGAAGCTTTCGGCACACAATGCCGATGCCGTCGCCTACGTACCGATCAAAACCGACGCGACGATAGTCGAGAGTTCGACGGCCGGCGGAACGATCGCGATCGTCTACGAGAACGGAGAGATATCGATCGAGGACGGGAACGCATGA
- a CDS encoding chemotaxis protein CheC, giving the protein MTMMVDIRKLSFINEMAKVGTNGVADNMSKLTGQDSHMEVTKTNFIDVEDIESQLDGGKRVGVRVRLLDPPHGHILILFPEASAKKITAIMLRDVVDDMGDVSGKMARSAVEEMGNMMASGFIDGWADVLGRAIDIAAPQLVYAPTGDIVTRTASLGGDDLALFFDSDLSVPSYQIEAEIYAFPDLEEFVEMVNGIEVQPA; this is encoded by the coding sequence ATGACGATGATGGTCGACATTCGAAAGTTGAGCTTTATAAACGAAATGGCGAAGGTCGGGACGAACGGCGTCGCCGACAACATGAGTAAACTGACCGGGCAAGACTCCCACATGGAGGTGACCAAGACCAACTTCATCGACGTCGAGGACATCGAGTCCCAACTCGACGGCGGGAAGCGGGTCGGCGTCCGTGTTCGACTCCTCGATCCACCACACGGACACATCCTCATCCTGTTCCCCGAAGCGAGCGCCAAGAAAATCACCGCGATCATGCTGCGCGATGTCGTCGACGACATGGGCGACGTCTCCGGCAAGATGGCCCGAAGCGCAGTCGAGGAGATGGGGAACATGATGGCCAGCGGGTTCATCGACGGCTGGGCCGACGTCCTCGGGCGGGCGATCGATATCGCTGCGCCACAGCTCGTCTACGCGCCGACCGGGGACATCGTTACTCGGACGGCCAGTCTGGGCGGCGATGACCTCGCGCTGTTCTTCGATTCGGATCTGTCCGTGCCGAGTTACCAGATCGAAGCCGAGATTTACGCCTTCCCGGACTTAGAAGAGTTCGTGGAAATGGTCAACGGCATCGAAGTCCAACCCGCATGA